GCGGCACGATCTTTGCCGGTGGTGTCCATGACTACATGTCAGGCATGCTGTCTGTCCGCAATGATGGAGCAAGTATCTCCGAACTTACCGGTAAGTATCTCGGACCGGTGATGAAGAACATCATGCGGGTATTCAGTGTCGTCCTCCTCGTCATGGTCGGCGTTGTGTTCATGGTCGGACCTGCCGGTCTGTTGGCAAAACTGACCCCGGCCTGGCTGGACATCAGAGTATGGACCGTCATCATTCTGGCCTACTACTTCCTCGCCACGCTGCTGCCCATCGACAAGATCATCGGAAGAATCTACCCGATCTTCGGCATCTTCCTGATCGTCATGGCTCTCGGCGTCTCCATCTCCACCATCGCCCATAACGGAACCCGCCCGATGATGGAAATGACGTTGGCCAACCTGTATCCGTCGGCCAGCCAGAAACCGATTTGGCCGTTGATGTTCATCACCGTCGCCTGCGGAGCCATTTCCGGCTTCCACGCAACCCAAGCTCCGATCGTCTCCCGTACATTGGAAAATGAGAAAGACGGCCGGAAGATCTTCTACGGCGCCATGGTCGCTGAAGGCGTCATCGCCCTGATCTGGGCATCCGCCGCCATCGCGTTCTTCTGGAATCAGGATGGAGGATCAACCGGACTGAAGGCACTGCTTGACATCCAGGGTGGCAACTCCAACTCCGTGTATGAGATGTGCATTGGACTGCTCGGCAAAGTTGGCGGACCGATCGCCCTGATCGGCGTCATCGTCTGCCCGATCACCTCTGGTGATACTGCCTTCCGCAGCGCCCGTATGGTGATCTTCGACTGGTTCAAGATGGATGAGAAAAAAATCAAGATCAGATTGTCCGTCGCCGTTCCTCTTCTGTTGATCGGCTACGCCATCTCGTTCATCAACTACAGCGTCGTCTGGAGATACTTCTCTTGGTCCAACCAGACGCTGGCCATGATCGTACTGTGGGTCGCCGCCGCGTACTTCGCAACCAACTACGCCAACAAGAACAAGTGCTGGATCGCTGCGGTTCCCGCCACGTTCATGTCGGCAGTGAGCGCAACCTATCTGATGTACGCT
The window above is part of the Sphaerochaeta sp. genome. Proteins encoded here:
- a CDS encoding carbon starvation protein A; amino-acid sequence: MVTFFIAVIALVAGYFLYGKFVEKVFEPQPNKVTPAMANPDGVDYVPISNGKAFLIELLNIAGLGPIFGAISGALWGPSVYLWIVGGTIFAGGVHDYMSGMLSVRNDGASISELTGKYLGPVMKNIMRVFSVVLLVMVGVVFMVGPAGLLAKLTPAWLDIRVWTVIILAYYFLATLLPIDKIIGRIYPIFGIFLIVMALGVSISTIAHNGTRPMMEMTLANLYPSASQKPIWPLMFITVACGAISGFHATQAPIVSRTLENEKDGRKIFYGAMVAEGVIALIWASAAIAFFWNQDGGSTGLKALLDIQGGNSNSVYEMCIGLLGKVGGPIALIGVIVCPITSGDTAFRSARMVIFDWFKMDEKKIKIRLSVAVPLLLIGYAISFINYSVVWRYFSWSNQTLAMIVLWVAAAYFATNYANKNKCWIAAVPATFMSAVSATYLMYAPECFNLGRLGMKGITISYTVGIIVAAIFLSIFLATIYRHPAESLARQKLVVLQRKESEVA